Genomic DNA from Pseudomonas fitomaticsae:
TAACCAGGTTTACGTGCTGGACGCGCAGTTGCGTCTGGCGCCGGTCGGTGTGCTGGGCGAGCTGTACCTAGGCGGTGCGCAGTTGTGCCGTGGTTATCTGAATGCCGAAGCTGACGAACAGACATTCATTCCGAGCCCGTTTGATCCGGCGCAGCGTCTGTATCGCAGCGGCGACCTGGCGCGCTATCGCGTGGACGGCGGCATTCAGTTGCACGGTCGGCGCGACCAACAGGTCAAGGTGCGTGGGTTCCGCATTGAGCTGGCGGAAATCGAAGCCGAACTGCTGCGTCTGGCGCCAGTGGCCGAAGCGCTGGTGCTGCCGGCCGCGTCGGCCGAGCAGGGATTGCTGGCCTTTGTCGTCGCTCATCAGGGCCTGTCGGCGGGTTTGCTGGACGCTGCGCGCGCAGAGCTGAGCGCACGTTTGCCCGGCGTGATGGTGCCGCAGCATCTGCAACTGATCGACCGTTTTCCACGGTTGGCCAACGGCAAGATCGACCGCAAGGCATTGCAGCAACTGGCGGGCAGGGCGGCGGATGACGAAGGTGTCGCACCGCGCGATGCACTCGAGCAATTGCTGGCCTCGCGCATGGCGCAGTTGCTCGGCCTCGAGCGGCTGGGCGTTGATCGCGACTTTTTTGCCGCCGGTGGCCATTCGTTGCTGGTGATCAAGCTGGTGGCCGGGATTCGCAAGTTGTTGCAGTGCGAAGTCCATCCGGGGCTGGTGTTCGATCATCCCACCGTGGCGTCGCTCGCCATGGCGTTGCGGGCGGTGGAAAGCAGCCCGGGCCAGTTGGAGAAAATGGCCCAGGTCCGCCTGCGCATGGACGCGATGAGCCCCGAGGAAAAGGCCCGCCTGGCCGAGCAGGCGCGGCAGCTGCAAGCCGCCAAGGCTGCGCAAGGCAGCTGACATGGCATGAAACAAAAGGCCGTCGCCTAACAGCGTCGGCCTTTTTTTTAACTTTTCGCGCTAATGATAAATAAACTCATTCCGGTTTTTTGGAGGTGCTGCGTCTTAATAAGGTATGTGAACAGATCGGGTCGGGCAGGGCAGCCAGAAAGCCGGATGTGTTCAGCGCAAAAATTTCGCCGTTGTCCCGCCAGTTGACCGTGCCCGGGGAGGGGCAGGTCGGCCACGTACTGCAAATCGACAGTACGCGGTTCCCTTGTGCAGACGGCGGCGGGCCCTTCGGCCCAATGGATTTCCACTTCTACCAATAATAGAGAGCACGATGTCAGCAATTCATGAGTTGAAACCTCTGTTCAAGGCACTCGTCATGTCCCGCGGCCTGCGTTCGCGTCGCGTGTTGACCGGTCTGGGGCTGGTCTGCGTATTGCCGCTCAGCGCTCAGGTGATGGCTGAAGACGTCAGCATCAACATTCCGGCGCAATCGCTGCCGCAGGCGTTGCAGGCGTTCGGTCAGCAGACCAACCAGCAAGTGATCTACAACGCTGACGACATGGCCGGACTCAAGAGCCACGCCGTCAGCGGCAAGATGAGCCCGCAGGCGGCCATCGCCGAATTGCTCCGGGGCACCGGCGTGCGTTACAGCGTCGAGGGCAACACCCTGATGCTGGTGCGCGGCACGGCCACGCAGGGCCTGGAACTGGGCGCAACCAACATCAATGCGCAACAGGTCGGGGCAACCACCGAGGGCAGCAACTCGTACACCTCCAACGCCGTAACGATCGGCAAGGGCACTCACACCCTCAAGGAAATTCCGCAGTCGGTCACCGTGATGACCCGCAAGCAGATGGACGATCAGGACCTGGTCGACCTCAAGGACGCGCTCAACCAGACCACCGGTATCGTCGGCCTGCAGGGCGTCGGCAAGGGCATCATCATCTCTTCGCGCGGTTTCCAGATCGACGACTGGCAGTACGACGGCGTGCCGATTCCACGTAACAACTACTCGCTGGGCAACTGGGCGACCCAGGACCTGATCTTCTTCGACCGTCTGGAAATCCTGCGTGGTGCATCCGGGCTGTTGCAAGGCACCGGCAGCCCTGGCGGCGCCATCAACCTGGTGCGCAAACGCGGTCAGGCGGCACCGACCGTAAGCATCACCGGCAAGGCCGGCTCGTGGGATCACTACGGCCTGCAACTGGACGCGGGCGGTCCGCTGAACCAGGCCGGCACGATCCGTGGCCGTCTCGTTGCCGATGAAGACCAGAGCGATTCCTTCGTCGACTACGAATGGAGCAAGACCCACTCGCTGTACGGCTCGCTGGACTTCGACCTGAGTGAAGACACCACCCTGGGCCTGGGGGTCAGCCGCACCGAGGCCGAGTCGCGTCCGATGATCCGTGGCCTGCCGCGTTACGCCGACGGCAGAATGCCGGACATTTCGCGTTCGACCTACGGCGGCGCCAAATGGAACCACTCGCAGATCAACGTCACCACCCTTTACGCTGACCTCGAACACCGTTTCAACGACGACTGGGCGTTCAAGGCCGGTGCCGTGCAGATGACGGAAAACAACGACTCGAAAAGCCAGCGTCTGCAGAGCACCGGTGCCGGTCTCAAGCCGGATGGCAGCGGTATTCAGTACGCCGACTTCGTCACCGACTTCGATTCCACCAAGGTCGGTCTCGACATGAACCTGACCGGCAAGTTCGAAGCCTTGTCGATGCAGCAGGAAGTCATGATCGGCGGCAACTACTCCCAGCTGGAGACGGATGACCAGCTCGCCCGTACTTTCAACAACAACACCACCGATACGATCTTCAACGTCAACCACGATCGTCCGGACATCAGCTACGACAGTCTGCTCAATACCGCCGGCGGCCGCGCCACCGACAGTAAGTACGATATTCGTCAGAAAGGCCTGTATGGCACCTGGCGCGTCAAACCGGTCGATGACCTGACGCTGGTGCTGGGTTCGCGTGTCAGCTGGTATGACTACAGCTACAAGTCCAAGAACCGTGCTGCCTTCAGCGATGAATACGTCACCGCCGACCCGAGCAAAACCAACGAAACCGGTGAAGTCACTCCCTACGCCGGTATCGTCTATGACCTGAGCCGCGAGTGGGCGGTGTATGCCAGCTACACCGACGTGTTCCAGCCGCAGACCGTGCGCGATGCCAACGGCACGATGCTCAAGCCGATCATCGGCAGCAACTACGAAATCGGCCTCAAGGGCGAGCTGATGGACGGCCGGGTCAACACGTCCCTGGCGCTGTTCCGCTACGACCAGAAAAACCGTGCGGTCGATGATGTTTCCGGCGGCATGGAATGTGACGGCTGGTACTGCTCCAAGGCTGCGGGCAAAGTGCGCAGCCAGGGTCTGGACGCCGAGATCAGTGGTGCTGTGACCGACAACCTGCAAATGTTTGCCGGTTACACCTACAACACCACCAAGTACCTCGAAGACCCGGACATGGAAGGTCGTACCTTCAGCACCTGGACGCCGAAGCACATGCTGCGCGTGTGGGGCAACTACCAGTTCACCGGTGACTTGAACCGTCTGAGCGCAGGGCTTGGTTTCACCACTCAAAACCACACCCTGGGCTACGAAGGCTCTTACGAGGTGGCGGGTTACACCGTGTGGAACGGCCGTGTCGCTTACCAGCTGACACCGGAGATCGGTCTGGCAGTCAACGCCAATAACCTGTTCGACAAGAAGTACGTGAACGCTGCTTACAACCAGCTCAGCGGCAACAACAACTTCGGTGACCCACGCAACGTGATGTTCTCCGTGAAGTACACCCCGCAGTTCTGATGAACTGACCGGGCGCCGAACCGGCCCACGCTCCTTGATCAGGAGGGTGGGCCGGTTTTTTTATGCCCGGATTTTCTTGCCTGCACCTTGCTGGAACCAAGAACGCCAGAGCAAAAGTGCAGGCATAAAAAAACGCAGAGGCCGAGGCGTCTGCGTTTTTTGAGTGCTGCCGAAGGGTCAGTCCCGTGTCACGCCTTCGCAGGCAAGAAGCACGGATTCAAACGAGTCCAGCAGGCTTTCGCCATAGATCATGCTGCGGTGCGGCAATGGCGAATGGACGGAACCTTGCAACTGTCCGCTGACGTTGTACTGGCGCAAAACCTGCTCTGAATGCAGCACTTGCTCCAGGGTCTTGTGCTGCAACGACCACCAGCAGCTGGCCTTGACCTTGAGCCGTGGCAGCGTGAACCCATCGAAACTTTTGACCAGCCGCTCATGGATGTCGAACGCCTGGGCATTCATGATTTCCTGCTTGATGGCCTCCAGGGTGGCGATCATTTCCTGTTCGTCGGTGGCGGCCTGCTGGCTGGCCCACTGATAAAAGGCCTTGAGGCTGGTGGTCGGGTTCGCGGCGATGTAACGCGCCGCCGGCTCTTCCAGATGGGCAAACATCAGACTGAACATTTCCACGGCAACGGACAGTTCGTTGTCCGCGCTGAGGTACTCGGGGTTGTCCTCTTCCAGCGGTTTGCGTGGCAGATCGGCAGGGAAGATGCTTTCCGGGAGCGTGGTGTCGACCAGACCCAGGAACGTCACCAGTCTGCCCTGGCGCTCCAGTGCCGCGGCCACGTCCATGGCGATCGCGCCACCCAGTGACCAGCCCATCAGGCGATAGGGGCCGTCGGGGTGCTTTTCGATAATCTGTTCGGTGTATTCGGCAATCATCTCGGGCCAGGTCTGGGTGCTGGCGTCCTTGTCGGCGAAGCCTTTGTGCATGATGCCGAAGGTGCGTGCGTGCTGGCTCAGACGCTTGGCCAGCGGCTGATAACAGAAAACGATGCCGCCGCTCGGGTGCAGGCAGAACAGCGGTGTGGCGGTTGACGTGGCGCCTGTCAGCTCGACCACGCATCGCACCTGCTGTTGATGTTCCAGGCCGATGAACCGGGCCAGCACTTCAACCGTGGGGTGCGCGAGCATTTGTTGCAGGGCCAGTTTGATCCCCAGGCGCGCGTTCAAGGCGGAAATGAACTGAATGGCCAGAATCGAATGGCCGCCCAGCTCGAAGAAATTGTCGTCCAGGCTCACACGCTCGACATGCAGCGCCTCCTGCCAGAGTTCGGCCAGCGCTGTTTCGAGGGGCGTTTGCGGCGCACGAAACGGCCGGTGTGCCTGATGCAGATCGGGCAGTGGCAGGGCCTTGCGATCCAGTTTGCCGTTGGGGCTCAGTGGCAATGCGTTCAGCACCATCAGGTGAGCGGGGACCATGTAGTTGGGCAGACGGTTTTTCAGTTCTGCCTTGAGGACTTCGCGCAGTTCGTCCTCGGGTGGCTCGCTTTCATGCGGCACGACATAACCGATCAACTGCGTGCCGGTCGCGCCTTCGTGGGCGATGACCACGGCTTCGCGCACGGCTGGCCATTGCAGCAGGCAGGACTCGATTTCGCCGAGTTCAATGCGGAAACCGCGGATTTTCACCTGGTGGTCGAGACGACCGACATATTCGATAACGCCGTCAGCGCCATAGCGGGCCAGATCGCCGGTGCGATAGAGGCGTCCACCCCGAGTGCTGAACGGATCCGGGATGAAGCGCTCGGCGGTCAGCTCCGGTCGATTGAAATAGCCCCGCGCGAGCAGGTCGCCGGCAATCATCAGTTCGCCCACGGTGCCCACGGGCACCGGCTGACCGCCGCTGTCGAGCAGATACACGGCACGACCGGCCAGCGGTCGACCGATCGGCATGGCCTTGGGCAAGGCCATGCGCCCGGTGACGTAGTCGCTGCAATCGAGCAGCGTGGAGTCGACGGTCGCTTCCGTCGGCCCATAGACATTGAGCAGGCGCACGTGGCCGAGACCGGCCTGGCCCCAGGCTGCGACCGCTTCCGGCGGCATGGCTTCGCCGCCGACCACTACCTGACGCAGCGATCCGTAGTCCCGTGGGCCGGCGGCCGCGAAGTCCTTGGCCAGCAGGTTCCAGTAGGTCGTGGTCAGTTCGCTGACGGTGAATTTTTTCTCCAGCAGCTGTTGATACCAGGTTTCGCTGTCCCAGATGTCCTGCCCGCGCAGCACCACCGAAGCGCCGCAGATCAGCGCCGGGTAGAGCTGATCGACAAATGCATCGAAATTGAATGTGCCGTACTGCAGCAAACGGTCGGCAGGCGTCAGACCGTGAAACTCCCGACCGATTTGCGCGTGACGGGTCAGGGCGCCGTGAGTGATGCCCACGCCTTTCGGGCGACCGGTGGAGCCCGAGGTGAACATCACGTACGCCAGATTGCTGGCGGAGGTGCGGCAGGACGGGTTGTCGACAGGTCGGTCATCGAGAGGATCAACCTCATCCACGCACACTACCTTGACCGATGACGGCGAGGGCAGGCGCTCAAGCAGCGAATCCTGCGTCAGCAATACATCCAGGCCGCTGTCCTCGATCATCCAGGTCAGGCGTTCCTGCGGGTAGTCGGGGTCGAGCGGGACATAGACCCCGCCGGCCTTGAGCACCGCCAGCAGGCTGATGATCATGTGTGCCGAGCGCTCGACGGCGATGCCCACGCGGACTTCGGGGCCGACGGCGCAGGCGATCAGGGTGTTTGCCAGTCGGTTGGCCGCCGAGTTGAGCCGGGCATAACTCACGTGCAGGTCATTGACGATCAGCGCTACCGCGTCCGGTGTGGCCAGTGCCTGACGCTCGAACAACTGGTGCACGCCTTCGTCGGGCAAGGCCGAGGCCGGCGGGTTCCATTGTTCGAGCTGCACGCGGCGTTCATCGCGGCTCAGCAGCGGCAGTTCGCTCAGCGCGCGGCCCGGATCTTCGGTGATGGCGTGCAGCAGGTTCTGCCAGTGACCCGCCAGCCGTTCGAGGGTCGCGGGGGTGTACAGGTCGCGGCTGTATTCGAGGCTGGCGTCGATGCGCTCCAGCGAACAGGCGATGTCCAGCGACAGGTCGAATTTGGCCTGGGTCGTGTCCGCCGGGAGGAAGTCCAGCGCCAGATCGCCCAACATCAGCGGACCCTCGCCGGAGGCTTCGGTGCGCCAGTTGAACAGCGTTTGAAACAACGGATTGTTCTGCCCGTTCGCCCGCAGTTGCAGGTCGTCGAAGCTCAGCTCCAGCGGGTAGTCGGCATGATCCAGCGCGGCGAGGGTTTCGCGGCGCAGGCGCTGGAGAAAGTCCTGGCACGACAGCTGTGGATCGATGCGCACGCGATAGACCTGGGCGCTGACAAAAAAGCCCACCAGCTCCTGGGTTTCGCTGCGATTGCGGCTCGCATTCGGCACGCCGACCGTGAAGTCCTGCTGGTTGCTGTAGCGGCTCAACAGCAATTGCCAGGCGCCGAGCGCCACCACGAACGGCGTCAGTCCCCACTGTTGGCAGAAGCGGTTCAAATTCTGTGTCAGCGCCGTCGGCAGGCTGAAGTCGTGTTTGCCGGCGGGGTGAGTCTGCTGTTCGTGGCGAGGAAAGTCGGTCGGCAGCTCCAGCGGTGGCAGGGTCTGCCCCAGGTAGTTGCGCCAATAGTCGCCACTGGCGGCGCACGCGGCGCTGTCGAGGTATTCGCCGCGTTGCCAGTTGGCGTAGTCGGCGTACTGGATGGCCGGTCGCCGCAGCGGCGACGGATCGCCCGCCAGGACCCGTTCATAGGCCTGCAGCAGGTCCTGCATGAGAATGGCATTGGACCAGGCATCGGAGGCGATGTGGTGCATGCTC
This window encodes:
- a CDS encoding TonB-dependent siderophore receptor, which codes for MSAIHELKPLFKALVMSRGLRSRRVLTGLGLVCVLPLSAQVMAEDVSINIPAQSLPQALQAFGQQTNQQVIYNADDMAGLKSHAVSGKMSPQAAIAELLRGTGVRYSVEGNTLMLVRGTATQGLELGATNINAQQVGATTEGSNSYTSNAVTIGKGTHTLKEIPQSVTVMTRKQMDDQDLVDLKDALNQTTGIVGLQGVGKGIIISSRGFQIDDWQYDGVPIPRNNYSLGNWATQDLIFFDRLEILRGASGLLQGTGSPGGAINLVRKRGQAAPTVSITGKAGSWDHYGLQLDAGGPLNQAGTIRGRLVADEDQSDSFVDYEWSKTHSLYGSLDFDLSEDTTLGLGVSRTEAESRPMIRGLPRYADGRMPDISRSTYGGAKWNHSQINVTTLYADLEHRFNDDWAFKAGAVQMTENNDSKSQRLQSTGAGLKPDGSGIQYADFVTDFDSTKVGLDMNLTGKFEALSMQQEVMIGGNYSQLETDDQLARTFNNNTTDTIFNVNHDRPDISYDSLLNTAGGRATDSKYDIRQKGLYGTWRVKPVDDLTLVLGSRVSWYDYSYKSKNRAAFSDEYVTADPSKTNETGEVTPYAGIVYDLSREWAVYASYTDVFQPQTVRDANGTMLKPIIGSNYEIGLKGELMDGRVNTSLALFRYDQKNRAVDDVSGGMECDGWYCSKAAGKVRSQGLDAEISGAVTDNLQMFAGYTYNTTKYLEDPDMEGRTFSTWTPKHMLRVWGNYQFTGDLNRLSAGLGFTTQNHTLGYEGSYEVAGYTVWNGRVAYQLTPEIGLAVNANNLFDKKYVNAAYNQLSGNNNFGDPRNVMFSVKYTPQF
- a CDS encoding amino acid adenylation domain-containing protein is translated as MDPTVGNAVSDHGAANHERPMNDLLDDEVLALLMADAGVQLQGIPARLHPAPAPLSFAQQRLWFVQQLTPDSAAYNLPRAVRLNGVVQARHLQAALNKVIERHDVLRSAIVEIDGVAMQVVDEHATLKLAFEDLRHLSAEARDPELARRIAVEAGLPFDLKTAPLMRATLLQTADDEHLLLMSMHHIASDAWSNAILMQDLLQAYERVLAGDPSPLRRPAIQYADYANWQRGEYLDSAACAASGDYWRNYLGQTLPPLELPTDFPRHEQQTHPAGKHDFSLPTALTQNLNRFCQQWGLTPFVVALGAWQLLLSRYSNQQDFTVGVPNASRNRSETQELVGFFVSAQVYRVRIDPQLSCQDFLQRLRRETLAALDHADYPLELSFDDLQLRANGQNNPLFQTLFNWRTEASGEGPLMLGDLALDFLPADTTQAKFDLSLDIACSLERIDASLEYSRDLYTPATLERLAGHWQNLLHAITEDPGRALSELPLLSRDERRVQLEQWNPPASALPDEGVHQLFERQALATPDAVALIVNDLHVSYARLNSAANRLANTLIACAVGPEVRVGIAVERSAHMIISLLAVLKAGGVYVPLDPDYPQERLTWMIEDSGLDVLLTQDSLLERLPSPSSVKVVCVDEVDPLDDRPVDNPSCRTSASNLAYVMFTSGSTGRPKGVGITHGALTRHAQIGREFHGLTPADRLLQYGTFNFDAFVDQLYPALICGASVVLRGQDIWDSETWYQQLLEKKFTVSELTTTYWNLLAKDFAAAGPRDYGSLRQVVVGGEAMPPEAVAAWGQAGLGHVRLLNVYGPTEATVDSTLLDCSDYVTGRMALPKAMPIGRPLAGRAVYLLDSGGQPVPVGTVGELMIAGDLLARGYFNRPELTAERFIPDPFSTRGGRLYRTGDLARYGADGVIEYVGRLDHQVKIRGFRIELGEIESCLLQWPAVREAVVIAHEGATGTQLIGYVVPHESEPPEDELREVLKAELKNRLPNYMVPAHLMVLNALPLSPNGKLDRKALPLPDLHQAHRPFRAPQTPLETALAELWQEALHVERVSLDDNFFELGGHSILAIQFISALNARLGIKLALQQMLAHPTVEVLARFIGLEHQQQVRCVVELTGATSTATPLFCLHPSGGIVFCYQPLAKRLSQHARTFGIMHKGFADKDASTQTWPEMIAEYTEQIIEKHPDGPYRLMGWSLGGAIAMDVAAALERQGRLVTFLGLVDTTLPESIFPADLPRKPLEEDNPEYLSADNELSVAVEMFSLMFAHLEEPAARYIAANPTTSLKAFYQWASQQAATDEQEMIATLEAIKQEIMNAQAFDIHERLVKSFDGFTLPRLKVKASCWWSLQHKTLEQVLHSEQVLRQYNVSGQLQGSVHSPLPHRSMIYGESLLDSFESVLLACEGVTRD